From a single Nicotiana tomentosiformis chromosome 2, ASM39032v3, whole genome shotgun sequence genomic region:
- the LOC104111410 gene encoding uncharacterized protein isoform X1: MDYTKMESMSAEKQRIYGEFEVKGSQEICTKSDSFVVDMERFSHIIEKDINANSRITLQRNLSRKGSFRSGERKTYSNAAKEKDTNFTASSPRASLLGGGISTPEKTIVGTTDLPTPQTHNQITIVAGHGGATATATATESKISGRRFSFRRTSSTSNWTIDPRRILLFFATLSCMGTILLIYFTLSIAKLNGEDSALNG, encoded by the exons ATGGATTATACCAAAATG GAGAGTATGAGTGCTGAGAAACAGAGGATATATGGAGAATTTGAAGTGAAAGGGTCTCAGGAAATTTGCACAAAATCAGATAGCTTTGTTGTGGACATGGAACGTTTTTCTCATATCAtagagaaagatataaatgccaATTCAAGAATTACT TTGCAGAGAAACCTTTCAAGGAAAGGGTCATTTCGAAGCGGCGAGAGGAAAACATATTCAAATGCTGCCAAAGAGAAAGACACTAATTTCACGGCAAGTTCCCCTAGAG CTTCATTGCTAGGAGGAGGTATTAGCACGCCAGAAAAGACTATTGTGGGGACTACTGATCTACCTACCCCACAAACCCATAATCAGATCACTATAGTGGCCGGCCATGGCGGCGCCACCGCCACCGCCACCGCCACCGAAAGCAAAATTAGTGGTAGGAGATTCAGTTTCCGACGCACTTCTTCCACTTCTAATTGGACCATTGATCCCAGGAgaattcttctcttctttgctaccTT GTCATGTATGGGAACAATACTATTGATCTATTTTACATTATCCATAGCCAAGCTCAATGGAGAAGACAGTGCTCTTAATGGATGA
- the LOC104111410 gene encoding uncharacterized protein isoform X2 — protein sequence MDYTKMESMSAEKQRIYGEFEVKGSQEICTKSDSFVVDMERFSHIIEKDINANSRITRNLSRKGSFRSGERKTYSNAAKEKDTNFTASSPRASLLGGGISTPEKTIVGTTDLPTPQTHNQITIVAGHGGATATATATESKISGRRFSFRRTSSTSNWTIDPRRILLFFATLSCMGTILLIYFTLSIAKLNGEDSALNG from the exons ATGGATTATACCAAAATG GAGAGTATGAGTGCTGAGAAACAGAGGATATATGGAGAATTTGAAGTGAAAGGGTCTCAGGAAATTTGCACAAAATCAGATAGCTTTGTTGTGGACATGGAACGTTTTTCTCATATCAtagagaaagatataaatgccaATTCAAGAATTACT AGAAACCTTTCAAGGAAAGGGTCATTTCGAAGCGGCGAGAGGAAAACATATTCAAATGCTGCCAAAGAGAAAGACACTAATTTCACGGCAAGTTCCCCTAGAG CTTCATTGCTAGGAGGAGGTATTAGCACGCCAGAAAAGACTATTGTGGGGACTACTGATCTACCTACCCCACAAACCCATAATCAGATCACTATAGTGGCCGGCCATGGCGGCGCCACCGCCACCGCCACCGCCACCGAAAGCAAAATTAGTGGTAGGAGATTCAGTTTCCGACGCACTTCTTCCACTTCTAATTGGACCATTGATCCCAGGAgaattcttctcttctttgctaccTT GTCATGTATGGGAACAATACTATTGATCTATTTTACATTATCCATAGCCAAGCTCAATGGAGAAGACAGTGCTCTTAATGGATGA